The Devosia sp. SD17-2 genome includes a region encoding these proteins:
- a CDS encoding site-specific DNA-methyltransferase, with product MLRTARMAVEVNAEEATRLPIDTILVGDCIDHMNSLPAGSVDLIFADPPYNLQLEQGLTRPDQTKVDAVDDDWDKFDSFAHYDAFTRGWLKAARRLLKPDGAIWVIGSYHNIFRVGTALQDLDFWMLNDIVWRKANPMPNFRGTRFTNAHETLIWASKSQKSRVTFNYEALKLSNDDTQMRSDWLFPICTGAERLKGEDDSKIHPTQKPEALLFRILNATTKPGDIVLDPFFGTGTTGAVARKLGRHFIGIEREETYIAAARQRIASIRPAVFDALQSVKPKRKETRIPFGSLVEQGLIEPGAQLFDLTKRYSAMVRADGSLVSGPHQGSIHKVGALVQEAEACNGWTFWHHDYLGVLEPIDVLRASVRQKLDLLSA from the coding sequence CCCGCCTCCCGATCGACACTATTCTCGTGGGCGATTGCATCGACCACATGAATTCCTTGCCGGCCGGCAGTGTCGATCTGATCTTTGCTGATCCGCCCTATAACCTGCAACTCGAGCAGGGGTTGACCCGTCCCGACCAGACCAAGGTCGATGCGGTCGACGACGACTGGGACAAGTTCGACAGTTTTGCCCATTACGACGCTTTCACCCGCGGCTGGCTCAAGGCCGCGCGGCGTCTGCTCAAGCCTGATGGCGCCATCTGGGTCATCGGCTCGTATCACAATATTTTCCGTGTCGGCACGGCACTCCAGGATCTCGATTTCTGGATGCTCAACGACATTGTCTGGCGCAAGGCCAACCCGATGCCCAATTTCCGCGGCACGCGCTTTACCAATGCGCATGAGACGCTGATCTGGGCCTCCAAGAGCCAGAAAAGCCGCGTCACCTTCAATTATGAAGCGCTGAAACTCTCCAATGACGACACGCAGATGCGCAGCGACTGGCTGTTCCCCATCTGCACCGGGGCGGAGCGTCTCAAGGGCGAGGACGACAGCAAGATCCATCCGACCCAGAAGCCGGAAGCCCTGCTGTTCCGCATCCTGAATGCGACCACCAAGCCCGGCGATATCGTGCTCGACCCGTTCTTCGGCACCGGCACCACCGGCGCCGTCGCCCGCAAGCTCGGCCGGCATTTCATCGGCATCGAGCGCGAGGAAACCTACATCGCCGCGGCACGCCAGCGGATCGCCTCGATCCGGCCGGCAGTGTTCGACGCGCTGCAGTCGGTCAAGCCGAAGCGCAAAGAAACACGCATCCCGTTCGGCTCGCTCGTCGAGCAGGGTCTCATCGAACCGGGTGCGCAACTTTTCGACTTAACGAAACGTTACTCTGCCATGGTTCGTGCAGACGGCTCGCTCGTCTCGGGTCCGCACCAGGGGTCGATCCACAAGGTCGGCGCGCTGGTTCAGGAAGCTGAGGCATGCAACGGGTGGACCTTCTGGCACCACGACTATCTTGGCGTTCTCGAGCCCATCGACGTGTTGCGGGCCAGCGTGCGCCAAAAACTTGATTTGCTTTCTGCCTGA
- a CDS encoding TM2 domain-containing protein, translated as MATDRVSAQYDIEKKSLLVAYLLWAFLGYVGAHRFYLGRPLSGVIMLALSAIVLLVTFVSFGLLSFLWAIVAIWWFIDALLIPGMAASRNSDIADRVFGRR; from the coding sequence ATGGCAACGGATCGGGTTTCAGCCCAATATGACATCGAGAAGAAGTCCCTGCTGGTGGCTTACCTCCTCTGGGCGTTCCTCGGCTATGTCGGCGCGCACCGGTTTTATCTCGGCCGCCCGCTGAGTGGCGTCATCATGCTCGCCCTCTCCGCCATCGTCCTGCTCGTCACCTTCGTCAGCTTTGGGCTTCTGAGCTTCCTCTGGGCGATCGTGGCGATCTGGTGGTTCATCGACGCCCTTCTTATTCCCGGCATGGCGGCCAGCAGGAACAGCGATATCGCCGACCGCGTCTTCGGCCGGCGCTAG
- a CDS encoding A/G-specific adenine glycosylase, with product MQLISPRRIDAAAVLAWYDSHARDLPWRVSPADRARGVKPDPYRIWLSEVMLQQTTVAAVKTYFLRFTSLWPTVHDLAAAPLDAVLREWAGLGYYARARNLHACAVAVVENHGGVFPTSAAGLLGLPGVGAYTSAAIAAICYDEPVAVLDGNLDRVLARYYALPVPVREAKEELRAALQASVPARAGDFAQAMMDLGATICAPRAALCMLCPLQPGCAAAREGTALVYPIKPEKTEKPVRKGHAFVMLDADGDVYLRTRPDKGLLAKMTEVPTSDWTAELGEPDYPLAAEWRHRGQVVHVFTHFRLELEVWSAVVAPDGLDTGWWSAPEALGGEALPTLFRKVLAGAGLA from the coding sequence ATGCAGCTCATTTCTCCGCGCCGGATCGACGCGGCCGCCGTTCTCGCCTGGTATGACAGCCACGCCCGTGACTTGCCCTGGCGGGTGTCGCCGGCGGATCGGGCCCGTGGCGTAAAGCCCGATCCCTATCGCATCTGGCTGAGCGAGGTGATGCTGCAGCAGACGACGGTCGCGGCGGTGAAAACCTATTTTTTGCGCTTCACCAGCCTGTGGCCGACCGTCCACGACCTGGCCGCCGCCCCGCTCGATGCCGTGCTGCGCGAGTGGGCGGGGCTGGGATATTATGCCCGCGCGCGAAATCTGCATGCCTGCGCCGTCGCGGTGGTGGAGAACCATGGCGGGGTGTTTCCGACCAGTGCAGCGGGATTGCTGGGGCTGCCGGGGGTTGGCGCCTATACCAGCGCTGCCATTGCCGCCATCTGCTATGACGAGCCGGTGGCCGTGCTCGATGGCAATCTCGATCGCGTGCTGGCGCGCTACTATGCGCTGCCGGTTCCGGTGCGCGAAGCCAAGGAGGAGCTGCGCGCAGCGCTTCAGGCTTCGGTGCCGGCGCGGGCCGGTGACTTTGCCCAGGCGATGATGGATCTCGGGGCGACCATCTGTGCGCCGCGGGCCGCGCTCTGCATGCTCTGTCCGCTGCAACCCGGGTGTGCCGCCGCCCGCGAGGGCACGGCGCTGGTCTATCCGATCAAGCCCGAAAAAACGGAAAAACCGGTTCGCAAGGGCCATGCTTTCGTCATGCTGGACGCTGATGGTGATGTCTATCTGCGGACGCGGCCGGACAAGGGGCTGCTGGCCAAGATGACCGAAGTGCCCACTTCAGACTGGACGGCAGAGCTGGGCGAACCCGACTATCCGCTGGCCGCCGAGTGGCGGCACCGCGGACAGGTGGTGCATGTGTTCACCCATTTCCGGCTGGAGCTGGAAGTCTGGTCGGCCGTGGTGGCGCCCGATGGGCTCGATACCGGCTGGTGGAGCGCGCCGGAGGCACTGGGTGGAGAAGCCCTGCCAACCCTTTTCCGAAAAGTGCTGGCAGGAGCGGGGCTGGCCTAG
- a CDS encoding DciA family protein, producing the protein MAETTPQPKRRNKTLNLADVLAGALDPVLKKRGFATRDIITHWKAIAPRPYDETTMPDKLVWPRQASHNHEGAVLYLRCAPGQALFAQHDAPAIAAAVNRYFGYLLVQDVRLSAEPFTPGSGKKVQKPYQPSQSEIAKVGAAVEKIEDSDLREALRALGLALSSRSANKKR; encoded by the coding sequence ATGGCCGAGACAACGCCCCAACCCAAACGCCGCAACAAGACACTCAACCTTGCCGATGTGCTCGCCGGGGCGCTTGATCCTGTGCTGAAAAAGCGCGGCTTTGCCACCAGGGACATCATCACCCATTGGAAGGCGATTGCGCCGCGGCCGTATGACGAAACGACCATGCCCGACAAGCTGGTCTGGCCGCGCCAGGCGTCCCACAATCATGAAGGCGCCGTGCTTTATCTGCGCTGCGCGCCGGGACAGGCCCTGTTTGCCCAGCATGATGCGCCGGCGATCGCCGCGGCGGTGAACCGCTATTTCGGCTATCTGCTGGTTCAGGATGTACGGCTTTCTGCCGAGCCATTCACGCCGGGTTCAGGCAAAAAGGTGCAAAAGCCTTATCAACCGAGCCAGAGCGAGATCGCGAAGGTCGGCGCCGCGGTCGAAAAGATCGAGGATAGCGACCTGAGGGAAGCGTTGCGGGCCCTGGGCCTGGCGCTCTCCAGCAGGTCGGCAAACAAGAAACGATGA
- a CDS encoding DsbA family protein: protein MKFNRRETLVLAAAASALSLCGVSASFAADGDMIDEAKLMAPAGGIADKVLGSPDAPVTVIEYASPTCPHCATFHNTVFEPFKAEYVDTGKVKFIVRPFVRNVLDAAIFMLAEAAGEANYHNVIGTFFKTQGVWGTSDKPRDAMLDVAMQLGFTQESFEAALTNQDLFTGMEAQREQALDEFGLQGTPTFYVNGKTISGTTTLEALAAAIDPLVPADFVAPTAAPAADAMAPAGGAMAPAPAQQ from the coding sequence GTGAAATTCAATCGCCGTGAGACCCTTGTCCTTGCAGCCGCAGCTTCGGCCCTCAGCCTTTGCGGCGTTTCGGCCAGCTTTGCTGCCGATGGCGACATGATCGACGAGGCCAAGCTGATGGCTCCTGCCGGTGGCATTGCCGACAAGGTTCTTGGCAGCCCGGACGCGCCCGTCACCGTCATTGAGTATGCCTCGCCGACCTGCCCGCACTGCGCGACTTTCCACAACACGGTGTTTGAGCCGTTCAAGGCAGAGTATGTAGACACCGGCAAGGTCAAGTTCATCGTGCGCCCCTTCGTGCGCAACGTGCTCGACGCGGCTATCTTCATGCTGGCCGAAGCCGCTGGCGAAGCCAATTACCACAATGTCATCGGCACCTTCTTCAAGACGCAGGGCGTCTGGGGCACGTCGGACAAGCCGCGCGACGCCATGCTCGACGTCGCCATGCAGCTTGGCTTCACCCAGGAAAGCTTTGAAGCTGCCTTGACGAATCAGGACCTGTTCACCGGGATGGAAGCCCAGCGCGAACAGGCGCTGGATGAATTCGGGCTGCAGGGCACGCCGACCTTCTATGTCAATGGCAAGACCATTTCCGGGACCACGACGCTGGAAGCACTCGCTGCTGCCATCGACCCGCTCGTGCCTGCCGACTTCGTTGCCCCGACCGCAGCGCCTGCCGCTGACGCAATGGCTCCCGCTGGCGGCGCCATGGCTCCTGCGCCTGCGCAGCAGTAA
- a CDS encoding AAA family ATPase: MKFERLRLHGFKSFSDETVLVMEPGLTGIVGPNGCGKSNLVEAMRWVMGENSYKAMRASGMDDVIFSGSGNRPGRNSAEVTLVLDNTDRTAPAALNIADVLEVTRRIEREQGSVYRVNGKEVRARDVQLLFADASTGAHSPAMVRQGQIGELIAAKPTARRALLEEAAGISGLHSRRREAELRLKAAEQNLERVEDVIAQVELQLETLKRQARLAIRYRGLSGDIRRAEATLFHIRWVASRAAEKEAEAAQAVLIRQLADAMHEEHEAKKRVETSEAALTPLKEREAVTSAVLQRYKILHEQLADEARRMDQRRVELEDRLRQIASDGVRERQLVEESEETLATYAEEQETLLAEQEENRAEYDAAQELAEAARDAVTAAEAELRNAADRLSQLRARRAEAMRMAQDAEQRRGKLAQELAAVEAEMAKISATLDADAAVHEAREALSEAQENAEAAEETALAAEEAAMEAQGKLDDARPRLAELDALVTRLEAEASTLGKMLNIGASLWPAIVDELRVEPGYETALGAALGDDLEASSDAGAPMHWSVAIEGYDDPALPQGAEPLSRYVVGTPLLKRRLDQIGLVDAVDGPGLMQALWPGQRLVTRDGALWRWDGLVSAADAPTPAAQRLAQRNRLAELDEEILRAKDERNNWRRDVETLGRHLDDARQEERSRREMWRAAQHAIGVAQSGLDAAQRALGDLASRKSALEEAHSRILAGLEDIEERRLAAEEALADADDEGDVAQAVEAGQRRLSRLRDETEQARAKLSNLDAAARMRRSRLEQLLRDSSAWQRRFESATAQLATLDQRTADVETQMRQLADAPDGFADRKAQLEDQIEEATEAHAEAGDRLSAAQTLWRDAEKSLRAASEKLAEVRIELSRIEERLKGNMAQRQQIERQVEETLGISATKTLEVSGIRPEEALPAERVIEQKLDRLKAERERLGGVNLSAEKEAEEVQEKRDTMVRDRDELIEAIAKLRAGISALNREGRARLNEAFGKVNAHFQELFTTLFGGGTAELTFVESDDPLEAGLEIIARPPGKKPQTMTLLSGGEQALTAMSLIFAVFLTNPAPICVLDEVDAPLDDANVERFCNLLESMRQRTNTRFLTITHNPITMSRMDRLFGVTMAERGVSQLVSVDLQTAESFLEVV; encoded by the coding sequence GTGAAATTTGAGCGCCTCCGGCTGCACGGTTTCAAATCCTTCAGCGATGAAACAGTCCTCGTCATGGAGCCGGGGCTCACCGGCATTGTCGGGCCGAACGGGTGTGGCAAATCCAACCTGGTCGAAGCCATGCGCTGGGTCATGGGCGAAAATTCCTACAAGGCCATGCGCGCTTCGGGCATGGACGACGTCATCTTTTCCGGCTCTGGCAATCGGCCAGGGCGGAATTCGGCCGAAGTCACCCTCGTCCTCGACAACACAGACCGCACCGCACCCGCAGCGCTCAACATCGCCGATGTGCTGGAAGTCACCCGCCGCATCGAGCGCGAGCAGGGCTCGGTCTATCGCGTCAACGGCAAGGAAGTGCGCGCCCGCGACGTGCAACTGCTGTTTGCTGATGCTTCCACCGGTGCCCATTCACCCGCCATGGTGCGCCAGGGCCAGATCGGCGAACTGATCGCGGCAAAGCCCACCGCGCGTCGCGCACTCCTTGAAGAAGCGGCCGGTATTTCCGGTCTTCATTCGCGCCGGCGCGAGGCCGAGCTGCGCCTGAAGGCGGCCGAGCAAAATCTTGAGCGCGTCGAAGACGTCATCGCCCAGGTCGAACTCCAGCTCGAAACGCTGAAACGCCAGGCGCGCCTCGCCATCCGCTATCGCGGGCTCTCGGGCGACATCCGGCGCGCCGAGGCTACGCTCTTTCACATTCGCTGGGTCGCCAGCCGCGCCGCCGAAAAAGAGGCCGAGGCCGCCCAGGCCGTGCTGATCCGCCAGCTGGCCGATGCCATGCACGAAGAACATGAGGCCAAAAAGCGCGTCGAAACCAGCGAAGCCGCCCTCACCCCGCTCAAGGAGCGCGAGGCCGTCACCAGCGCCGTGCTCCAGCGCTACAAGATCCTCCACGAACAGCTCGCCGACGAAGCGCGCCGCATGGACCAGCGCCGCGTCGAGCTTGAAGATCGCCTGCGCCAGATTGCCTCCGACGGCGTGCGAGAACGCCAGCTCGTCGAAGAGAGCGAGGAAACGCTCGCCACCTATGCCGAGGAGCAGGAAACCCTGCTTGCCGAGCAGGAGGAAAACCGGGCCGAATATGACGCGGCCCAGGAACTGGCCGAGGCTGCCCGGGACGCTGTCACCGCAGCGGAAGCCGAACTGCGCAATGCGGCCGACCGGCTCAGCCAGTTGCGGGCACGCCGGGCCGAAGCCATGCGCATGGCTCAGGATGCCGAGCAAAGACGCGGCAAGCTTGCCCAGGAACTCGCCGCCGTCGAAGCCGAGATGGCAAAGATTTCCGCCACGCTCGATGCCGATGCGGCCGTGCACGAGGCACGCGAAGCGCTGAGCGAAGCCCAGGAGAATGCCGAGGCCGCGGAGGAAACCGCGCTCGCCGCCGAAGAAGCCGCGATGGAGGCGCAGGGCAAGCTCGACGACGCCCGACCGCGCCTTGCCGAGCTCGATGCGCTGGTGACAAGGCTCGAAGCCGAGGCCTCCACGCTCGGCAAAATGCTCAATATCGGCGCCAGCCTCTGGCCGGCGATCGTCGATGAACTGCGGGTGGAGCCCGGTTACGAAACCGCCCTGGGTGCGGCGCTGGGCGATGACCTCGAAGCCTCCTCGGATGCCGGAGCACCGATGCACTGGTCGGTGGCCATTGAAGGCTATGACGATCCGGCCCTGCCCCAGGGTGCCGAGCCGCTGTCGCGCTATGTGGTGGGAACGCCCCTCTTGAAACGCCGGCTCGACCAGATCGGTCTTGTCGATGCCGTCGATGGTCCGGGCCTGATGCAGGCGCTCTGGCCCGGACAGCGACTCGTCACGCGCGATGGCGCCCTCTGGCGTTGGGATGGTCTCGTCTCGGCAGCCGATGCGCCCACCCCGGCCGCGCAGCGCCTCGCCCAGCGCAATCGCCTCGCCGAACTCGACGAAGAGATTCTGCGCGCCAAGGACGAGCGCAATAATTGGCGCCGCGATGTTGAAACCCTCGGCCGGCACCTCGATGACGCCCGCCAGGAGGAGCGCAGCCGCCGCGAAATGTGGCGCGCCGCGCAGCACGCCATTGGTGTCGCCCAGTCCGGGCTCGATGCCGCGCAGCGCGCACTGGGTGATCTCGCCAGCCGCAAGTCGGCGCTCGAGGAAGCCCATAGCCGCATCCTCGCCGGTCTCGAAGACATCGAGGAACGCCGCCTCGCCGCCGAAGAAGCCCTCGCCGATGCCGATGACGAAGGCGATGTCGCTCAGGCCGTCGAGGCCGGCCAGCGGCGCCTTTCCCGCCTGCGGGACGAAACCGAGCAGGCGCGGGCGAAACTCTCCAATCTCGATGCAGCGGCCCGCATGCGCCGCTCGCGTCTCGAACAATTGCTGCGCGACAGCTCTGCTTGGCAGCGCCGCTTTGAAAGCGCCACGGCCCAGCTCGCCACGCTTGACCAGCGTACCGCCGATGTCGAAACCCAGATGCGCCAGCTTGCCGACGCACCGGACGGTTTTGCCGACCGCAAGGCCCAGCTTGAGGATCAGATCGAGGAAGCCACCGAAGCCCACGCCGAAGCCGGCGACCGGCTGAGTGCAGCCCAGACCCTGTGGCGCGATGCCGAGAAATCCCTGCGCGCCGCGAGCGAAAAGCTCGCCGAAGTGCGCATCGAGCTCAGCCGTATCGAGGAGCGGCTCAAGGGCAATATGGCCCAGCGCCAGCAGATCGAGCGTCAGGTCGAGGAAACCCTGGGCATTTCGGCCACCAAGACACTGGAAGTGTCAGGCATTCGCCCCGAGGAAGCCCTTCCGGCTGAACGGGTCATCGAACAGAAACTCGACCGGCTGAAAGCCGAGCGCGAGCGTCTCGGCGGCGTCAATCTCTCGGCGGAAAAGGAAGCCGAGGAGGTTCAGGAAAAGCGCGACACCATGGTGCGCGACCGCGACGAACTCATTGAAGCCATCGCCAAGCTGCGTGCCGGCATCAGCGCCCTCAACCGCGAAGGCCGCGCCCGCCTCAACGAGGCCTTCGGCAAGGTCAACGCGCATTTCCAGGAGCTTTTCACCACGCTCTTCGGCGGCGGCACGGCCGAGCTGACCTTTGTCGAAAGCGATGATCCGCTAGAGGCCGGGCTCGAAATCATTGCCCGACCGCCCGGCAAGAAGCCGCAGACCATGACGCTCCTGTCCGGCGGCGAGCAGGCGCTGACGGCGATGAGCCTGATCTTTGCCGTCTTTCTCACCAATCCGGCACCGATCTGCGTGCTCGACGAGGTCGATGCCCCGCTCGACGACGCCAATGTCGAACGCTTCTGCAATCTGCTCGAATCGATGCGCCAGCGCACAAACACGCGCTTTCTCACCATCACCCACAATCCGATCACCATGAGCCGCATGGATCGCCTGTTCGGTGTGACCATGGCCGAACGCGGCGTCTCGCAGCTGGTCTCGGTTGACCTGCAGACCGCCGAAAGCTTTCTCGAAGTGGTGTGA
- a CDS encoding DUF4214 domain-containing protein → MNGIKYNDPNYFRPLTTSERTMFREAIKAWEDISGIVFFEVPGGMGDVEAGGYQLAGTTAGQASMPGSGVYIRDGKPTLFSPSTGYDGVFLDQKTGMNLHVMLHEIGHALGMEHPHDGTEPLLNPSKDNGANTVMTYNDYDDHLGVMDLQAIQAMYGTPAQKGTQIAGWNWDQASLTLTQQGTGAAEIIHGTNAHDIVHAGGGRDLVVTRGGNDVVYVKGQHFEINAGTGFDIVVTDFSRSVLWDVSHDREMVHMITHASNSWDMIVKQAERINFTDAVLAFDFEGNAGQAYRLYQAAFNRTPDEDGLGFWIRALDQGQGNVYWAASNFIGSNEFASLYGTPASVSDEAFIGLLYQNVLKRGADASGFAFWIEEGLNKGMTRDAVLVNFSDSPENKANVAGQIADGIWFT, encoded by the coding sequence GTGAACGGCATAAAATATAACGACCCCAACTATTTCCGGCCGCTTACGACGTCTGAGCGGACCATGTTCCGCGAGGCGATTAAGGCCTGGGAGGATATTTCCGGCATCGTGTTTTTCGAGGTGCCGGGAGGCATGGGCGACGTCGAGGCTGGCGGCTACCAACTCGCCGGCACCACGGCCGGCCAGGCCTCCATGCCGGGGTCAGGTGTCTACATCCGGGACGGCAAGCCAACCCTCTTCTCACCCAGCACTGGGTATGACGGTGTCTTCCTCGATCAGAAAACCGGCATGAACCTGCATGTGATGCTGCATGAGATTGGTCATGCGCTGGGCATGGAGCACCCGCATGATGGCACCGAGCCGCTGCTGAACCCCAGCAAGGACAATGGCGCCAATACGGTCATGACCTATAATGACTATGATGACCATCTGGGCGTTATGGACCTGCAGGCCATACAGGCCATGTATGGCACGCCGGCGCAAAAGGGCACGCAGATCGCCGGCTGGAACTGGGATCAGGCAAGCCTGACCCTTACCCAGCAAGGCACAGGCGCGGCCGAGATCATCCATGGCACCAATGCGCACGATATCGTCCACGCCGGGGGCGGGCGGGACCTGGTCGTTACACGGGGTGGTAACGACGTCGTCTACGTCAAGGGACAGCACTTCGAGATCAACGCCGGAACTGGCTTCGACATTGTCGTGACCGATTTCTCCCGGTCTGTTCTATGGGACGTCTCGCACGACCGCGAGATGGTCCACATGATCACCCATGCTTCAAACAGCTGGGACATGATCGTCAAGCAGGCGGAGCGCATCAATTTTACCGATGCCGTGTTGGCCTTCGACTTTGAAGGCAATGCGGGGCAGGCGTACCGGCTCTATCAAGCCGCGTTCAACCGGACGCCGGATGAAGATGGCCTCGGCTTCTGGATCAGGGCGCTGGATCAGGGGCAGGGTAACGTCTACTGGGCGGCGAGCAATTTCATCGGGTCGAACGAGTTCGCCTCGCTCTATGGCACGCCGGCCAGCGTCTCGGATGAGGCGTTCATCGGCCTGCTGTACCAGAATGTTCTCAAGCGCGGTGCCGACGCCTCTGGCTTTGCCTTTTGGATCGAGGAAGGCCTCAACAAGGGCATGACCCGCGACGCCGTGCTGGTCAATTTCTCCGATAGCCCGGAGAACAAGGCCAATGTGGCCGGCCAGATCGCCGACGGTATCTGGTTCACCTGA
- a CDS encoding AtpZ/AtpI family protein: protein MPKPPENQGPAESANEATRDLASRIASAKRERMLADNRSAGGNSGTSEGMNRGIRIGSEFVAAVLVGAVIGYLIDLGLGTSPWAMLIMLMMGFAAGILNVTRVVAEMNAATAVPLEPKDGSDKDAGSGQ, encoded by the coding sequence ATGCCAAAACCGCCGGAGAACCAAGGCCCAGCTGAAAGCGCCAACGAAGCAACGCGGGATCTCGCATCGCGCATTGCTTCGGCCAAGCGGGAACGCATGCTGGCGGACAACAGATCCGCGGGCGGCAATTCCGGGACGTCAGAAGGCATGAACCGAGGCATTCGCATCGGGAGTGAATTCGTGGCGGCCGTGCTGGTCGGTGCCGTTATCGGTTATCTGATCGACCTTGGATTGGGAACCAGCCCCTGGGCCATGCTCATCATGTTGATGATGGGTTTCGCCGCTGGAATTTTGAATGTCACCCGCGTGGTGGCCGAAATGAATGCCGCGACGGCAGTCCCGTTGGAACCAAAAGACGGTTCCGACAAGGATGCCGGAAGCGGGCAATAG
- a CDS encoding F0F1 ATP synthase subunit A, producing MAGTDPIHQFVIYDLFPIHIGDQAAGTAMNFSFTNSALFMVATVVILTGFMVMSASRNALVPGRFQLIGEMAYSFVANMLRSSAGTEGMKFFPFVFSLFGFVLVANLLGMFPYFFTVTSHIIVTAALAFLVIGVVIVYGFFRHGFKFLKLFVPAGVPAYVLPIVVPIEIISFLSRPISLSVRLFGNILAGHITLKVFAGFVVSLSALGALGWLGALLPLIMTVAITALELLVAVVQAYVFAVLTSMYLNDAVHPSH from the coding sequence ATGGCCGGTACTGACCCGATCCACCAGTTTGTCATCTACGACTTGTTCCCGATTCACATCGGCGACCAAGCAGCCGGCACGGCGATGAACTTCTCGTTCACCAATTCGGCGCTCTTCATGGTCGCCACTGTGGTGATCCTCACCGGTTTCATGGTGATGTCCGCCTCGCGGAACGCTCTGGTTCCGGGGCGTTTCCAGCTTATCGGCGAAATGGCCTACAGCTTCGTGGCCAATATGTTGCGAAGTTCAGCGGGCACCGAGGGAATGAAGTTCTTCCCCTTCGTCTTCTCGCTTTTTGGTTTCGTGCTCGTGGCAAACCTGCTCGGCATGTTCCCCTACTTCTTCACCGTGACCAGCCACATCATCGTAACTGCCGCCCTGGCGTTCCTGGTGATCGGCGTAGTCATCGTCTACGGTTTCTTCCGTCACGGCTTCAAGTTCCTCAAGCTTTTCGTTCCTGCCGGCGTTCCTGCCTATGTGCTGCCCATCGTGGTGCCGATCGAGATCATCTCGTTCCTGTCGCGCCCGATCAGCCTGTCGGTTCGTCTGTTCGGTAACATTCTTGCCGGTCATATCACTCTCAAGGTGTTTGCTGGCTTTGTGGTCAGCCTCAGTGCCCTTGGTGCGCTTGGCTGGCTGGGTGCCCTGCTGCCGCTCATCATGACTGTGGCAATCACGGCGCTCGAACTGCTCGTCGCGGTAGTGCAGGCCTATGTGTTTGCGGTGCTGACTTCGATGTATCTCAACGACGCGGTCCACCCATCACACTAA
- a CDS encoding F0F1 ATP synthase subunit C, which produces MDVEAAKMIGAGIATLGMAGAALGVSNIFSNFLSGALRNPSAAPSQVGNLIFGMAMTEALGIFSFLVALILLFVA; this is translated from the coding sequence ATGGATGTTGAAGCCGCAAAGATGATCGGCGCCGGTATCGCAACTCTGGGTATGGCTGGTGCCGCCCTGGGCGTGTCGAACATCTTCTCGAACTTCCTGTCGGGTGCCCTGCGCAACCCGTCCGCTGCTCCCAGCCAGGTCGGTAACCTGATTTTCGGTATGGCTATGACCGAAGCACTGGGCATCTTCTCGTTCCTGGTTGCTCTGATCCTGCTGTTCGTCGCCTAA
- a CDS encoding F0F1 ATP synthase subunit B: MVTQAFAQEAETPTEDNVEAQGADAVHADPTADTHATTEAHGDAHHSDVFPPFDPATFPSQLLWLAISFAALYLLMSKIALPKMGSIIEKRQAMIEADLAAADQARQKTDAAIAAYEKALAEAKAKAQGIANESREAIQADLAAKRGAVEVDLATKVSTAEARIAATKAEALTHVDEIAADTAQALVSQLVGDVNADNVRAAVAKAKE, from the coding sequence ATGGTAACGCAAGCCTTCGCCCAAGAGGCGGAAACGCCGACCGAGGACAATGTAGAAGCGCAAGGCGCCGACGCAGTCCATGCCGATCCGACGGCCGACACGCACGCCACCACCGAAGCGCATGGGGATGCCCATCATTCGGACGTGTTCCCGCCCTTCGATCCGGCTACATTTCCCAGCCAGTTGCTCTGGCTCGCTATTTCCTTTGCCGCGCTTTACCTGCTGATGAGCAAGATTGCCCTTCCCAAGATGGGCAGCATCATCGAAAAGCGCCAGGCCATGATCGAAGCCGATCTGGCCGCCGCCGACCAGGCTCGTCAGAAGACTGACGCCGCCATCGCCGCCTATGAGAAGGCACTTGCCGAGGCCAAGGCCAAGGCACAGGGCATCGCAAACGAGAGCCGTGAGGCGATCCAGGCTGATCTCGCTGCCAAGCGCGGCGCTGTCGAAGTCGATCTCGCCACCAAGGTCTCCACTGCCGAAGCCCGCATTGCCGCGACCAAGGCTGAAGCTTTGACCCATGTCGACGAAATCGCCGCCGACACGGCTCAGGCGCTGGTTAGCCAGCTCGTCGGTGACGTCAATGCAGACAATGTCCGCGCTGCAGTCGCCAAGGCCAAGGAGTAA